The following nucleotide sequence is from Gordonia jinghuaiqii.
ATGACCATTTCGGTGCCCTCGGGGAGGGTCACGACGCCGGTCACGTCCGTGGTACGGAAGTAGAACTGCGGACGGTAGTTGTTGAAGAACGGGGTGTGACGGCCGCCCTCGTCCTTGGACAGGATGTATGCCTGGCCCTCGAACTCGGTGTGCGGGGTCGTGGTGCCCGGCTTCACGATGACCTGACCGCGCTCGACGTCCTCACGCTTGAGGCCGCGGAGCAGCAGACCGGCGTTGTCGCCTGCCTGTGCGGAATCGAGGAGCTTGTGGAACATCTCGATACCGGTGACGGTGGTCTTGGTGCTCTTCTCGCGGATGCCGACGATCTCGACTTCCTCGTTCACGTTGACCTCGCCACGCTCCACACGACCGGTCACCACGGTGCCGCGGCCGGTGATGGTGAAGACGTCCTCGACGGGCATGAGGAACGGCTTCTCGGTCTCGCGAACCGGATCCGGGATCGACTCGTCGACGGCAGCCATGAGCTCCTCGACCGACTTGGTCCACTCGGGGTCACCCTCGAGGGCCTTGAGAGCCGAGACCTTGACGACGGGGGCTTCCTCGTCGAACTCCTGGGCGGCCAGCAGTTCGCGGACCTCCATCTCGACGAGTTCGATGATCTCGTCGTCGTCGACCATGTCGGCCTTGTTCAGGGCGACCAGGATGTAGGGCACACCGACCTGGCGGGCCAGCAGCACGTGCTCGCGGGTCTGCGGCATCGGGCCGTCGGTGGCGGCGACCACGAGGATTGCGCCGTCCATCTGAGCAGCACCGGTGATCATGTTCTTGATGTAGTCGGCGTGACCGGGGGCGTCGACGTGGGCGTAGTGACGCTTCTCGGTCTCGTACTCGACGTGCGAGATGTTGATCGTGATGCCGCGCGCCTTCTCCTCAGGAGCCTTGTCGATCTGATCGAACGCGAAGCTCTTGTTGAGGGTCGGGTACTTGTCGTGCAGCACCTTGGTGATGGCAGCCGTCAGGGTGGTCTTGCCGTGGTCGACGTGACCGATGGTGCCGATGTTCACGTGCGGCTTGGTCCGCTCGAACTTCGCCTTCGCCACTTGATTGTCCTCCTGGACTGTTGTTGCTCTACTGGGCGGATCCCAGCAGGATTTTCACTTACGTGGTTGCGCCGGGCTTGTTCGGCCAGCGCATGTCGCTAGGGACCGGAACTACTCGCCGGTGGCCTTCGCGATGATTTCCTTCGACACGTTCGCGGGAACTTCCGCGTACGAGTCGAACACCATGGAGTAGTTTGCCCGGCCCTGGGTCTTCGACCGAAGGTCTCCGATGTAGCCGAACATCTCCGACAGCGGCACCTGTGCCTTGACGACACGTGCACCACTGCGCTCCTCCATGGCCTGGATCTGGCCACGGCGGGAGTTCAGGTCGCCGATGACATCGCCCATGTAATCCTCGGGAGTCGTGACCTCGACGGCCATGATCGGCTCCAGGATGACCGGGCTGGCCATCTTCGCAGCTTCCTTGAGGGCCTGCGAACCGGCGATCTTGAAGGCCATCTCCGAGGAGTCGACGTCGTGGTACTGACCGTCGAGGAGAGTGAGCTTCAGGTTCACCAGCGGGTAACCGGCGAGGACACCGTACTGCATGGCGTCCTGGGCGCCGGCGTCGACCGACGGGATGTACTCGCGCGGCACGCGGCCACCGGTGACGGCGTTGACGAACTCGTAGGTCGCACCGTCCTCGGCGTCCACGAGAGGCTCGAGCTTGACGATGACCTTCGCGAACTGGCCCGATCCACCCGTCTGCTTCTTGTGGGTGAACTCGTGCTTCTCGACCGTCTTGCGGATGGTCTCGCGGTAGGCGACCTGGGGCTTGCCCACGTTCGCCTCGACCTTGAACTCGCGCTTCATGCGGTCGACGAGGATGTCGAGGTGGAGCTCGCCCATGCCGCCGATGACGGTCTGGCCGGTCTCCTCGTCGAGCTTGACCGAGAAGGTCGGGTCCTCTTCGGCGAGCTTCTGGATCGCGGTGCCCAGCTTCTCCTGGTCGGACTTGGTCTTCGGCTCGATCGAGACGTTGATGACCGGGTCCGGGAAGCTCATGGACTCGAGCACGATCGGGTTCGCCGAATCGCAGAGGGTGTCACCGGTGGTGGTGTCCTTGAGACCGATCATCGCGTAGATGTGGCCCGCGGTGGCGTCCTCGACCGGCATTTCCTTGTTGGCGTGCATCTGGAAGAGCTTGCCGATGCGCTCTTTCTTGCCCTTGGTCGCGTTGAGCACCTGGGTGCCCGCCGTGATGTGGCCCGAGTAGACACGCACGAAGGTCAGCTTGCCGAAGAACGGGTGAGCCGCGATCTTGAACGCCAGAGCCGAGAACGGCTCGTCGGCGGACGGCTTGCGCGAGAGGATCTCCTCCTCGTCGCCCACGGCGTGACCCTCGACCGACGGCACGTCCAGCGGGGACGGCAGGTAGTCGATGACGGCGTCGAGCATGGGCTGGACGCCCTTGTTCTTGAACGCCGAACCACAGATGACCGGGTAGAGCTCACGGCTCACGGTCAGCTTGCGGATCGCTCCCTTGATCTCCTCGACGGTGAGCCCTTCGCCGCCGAAGTACTTCTCCATGAGAGCTTCGTCGGACTCGGCAACCGTCTCGAGCAGCGCTTCGCGGTACTCGGCAGCCTTCTCGACGAGGTCGGCCGGGATCTCCTCGACGGTCGGCTCGGCACCGGTCGGCACGACGCCGCGCCAGGTGATGGCCTTCTGCTCGATGAGGTCGACGACGCCGTCGAAGTTGTCCTCGGCACCGATCGGCAGCTGCAGGACCAGCGGCTTGGCGCCGAGGCGGTCCTTGATGGTCTGGACGGTGAAGTAGAAGTCCGCGCCCAGCTTGTCCATCTTGTTGACGAAGCAGATGCGGGGGACTTCGTACTTCTCGGCCTGACGCCACACCTGCTCGGACTGCGGCTCGACGCCTTCCTTGCCGTCGAACACGGCGACCGCGCCGTCGAGCACGCGGAGGCTGCGCTCCACCTCGACGGTGAAGTCGACGTGACCGGGGGTGTCGATGATGTTGATCTGGTTCTTGTTCCAGAAACAGGTCACGGCCGCGGAGGTGATGGTGATACCACGCTCCTTCTCCTGCTCCATCCAGTCGGTGGTCGAGGCACCGTCGTGGGTTTCACCGATCTTGTAGTTCACACCGGTGTAGAAGAGGATTCGCTCGGTCGTGGTGGTCTTGCCGGCATCGATGTGAGCCATGATGCCGATATTGCGCACCTTGTTCAGGTCGCTGAGCACTTCCTGTGCCACTTGATTCCCTTCGGGAAGTTATCGGACTAAAGACTGATTTGTCTTCAAGCCGCGCCTGCGGCGCAACCCGAAGCGAGCTTCGGGTTACCAGCGGTAGTGCGCGAACGCCCGGTTGGCCTCGGCCATCTTGTGGGTGTCCTCGCGACGCTTCACCGAAGCGCCGAGGCCGTTGGAGGCGTCGAGGAGCTCGTTGGCGAGACGCTCGACCATGGTCTTCTCACGGCGCTGACGGCTGAAGGTCACGAGCCAGCGGAGCGCGAGGGTGTTGGCACGGTTCGGCTTGACCTCGATCGGCACCTGGTAGGTGGCGCCACCGACGCGGCGGCTCTTCACCTCGAGGGTGGGCTTGACGTTGTCGAGGGCGCGCTTGAGGGTGACGACCGGATCGGTGCCGGTCTTCTCGCGAGCCTGCTCGAGCGCGCCGTAGACGATGCGCTCGGCGGTCGACTTCTTGCCGTCCAGCAGGATCTTGTTGACCAGCTGGGTCACGACCGGCGAACCGTAGACGGGGTCGTTGATGAGGGGGCGCTTGGGAGCGGGTCCTTTACGTGGCATGACTTATCAGTTCCCCTTCTTGGCGCCGTAGCGGCTGCGAGCCTGCTTGCGGTCCTTGACACCCTGGGTGTCGAGCGAGCCGCGGATGATCTTGTAGCGCACACCCGGGAGGTCCTTCACACGACCGCCGCGGACGAGCACCATCGAGTGCTCCTGCAGGTTGTGGCCTTCGCCGGGGATGTAAGCGGTGACCTCGACAGAGCTGGTCAGACGCACACGCGCGACCTTACGAAGCGCCGAGTTCGGCTTCTTCGGGGTGGTGGTGTAGACGCGGGTGCAGACACCACGGCGCTGCGGGCTTCCCTTGAGGGCCGCGGTCTTGGTCTTGGCGGCCTTGTCGTGGCGGCCCTTGCGGACCAGCTGATTGATTGTTGGCACTAGGTGTTCATTCCTCTTTGTCGTCAGTTGTGGTTGGTGCTCCGGGCAAGTCCGCAGAACCGGCTCGAGACCGATTCTCCGTGCTTCCACAACTCGCCCCACCAGCACGTCTGTGCTGGTCAGTACATTTTCGCTACCCCGAGGTCGGGCGTGTCATACACTCGACAGCGGATTCGCTTGTCAGCCCCTCGTGCCGCGGCGTGTTCCGAGTACTCATCGTTCTCGTCGACCGGCTCGAGACGAGCCGTAAGCCGGGCATGCGGACTGGCCCAGCATGGGCCGGGCACCGACGATCCACTGTACCGATCGTGTTTACACAGGTCAAAAAACGGATCCTCTGCGCCACCTGCGGGTGAACAGGCGATGTGCGCTCGGGCCCGACGACATTCGTGCTCGGCTATACCTTCTCCACTCTTACACCCATCCGGTCACGGCGTCGAGGCCCCGCCGGGGCGTGCTCCCGGCAGGCACGAGTGCCCCCGGTCGGGCCTGCGAACTTCGCGATCGGCGGGCCGAACGGGCAGTCGCGATCAAGGGCCGGCGAACTCTGACCGCCGAACCACGGGGTCGACGATCGCGGCGCGGGCGCTCGAGTCGCGGTCGGCCCGGACGTGGTGGGTGTCACGCGACCGGTGTCAGCGAGACCGGTCCCGGATCACTCCGGCGTCTGCGGCAGTTTCACTTTGGCCGCAGCGGGTTTCGCCGGATTCGACGGCGGCGGGACGACGGGGCCGATGTCGCCGTCGGGTGCGGTGTCGAGGTCGACGATGACCGGGGCGTGGTCGCTGGGCTTGGTCCCCTTGCGCGCCTTGCGGTCGATCCAGGCGGCCGCCACGCGGTCGGCGGCGGCGGACCCGGCGAGGATCAGGTCGATCCGCATCCCCAGATCCTTGTGGAACATTCCGGCACGGTAGTCCCAGTAGCTGTAGATCCGCTCGTCCGGCCAGCGGTCGCGGACCACGTCGCGCAAGCCGAGCGTTCCGAACCTCGCCAGCGCCGCCCGCTCGGGTGGGGTGACGTGGGTGTGACCGGCGTAGGCGTCCGGGTCGAACACGTCGGCGTCGGCGGGTGCGATGTTGATGTCGCCGCACAGCAGCGTCGTCGCCGGCTCGTCCACCGCGTCGGCGAGCGCGGCGAGCCACTCCAGTTTGTAGGTGTAGTGATCGGAGTCCGGGGTCCGGCCGTTCGGCACGTAGAGCGAGTAGATCCGCAGCCCGCCGCACACCGCGGACACCGCCCGCGCCTCGAGGGTCGTCGGATCGGGGTACCCGGGCATCCCGTCGAAGCCGACGCGCACATCGTCGAGTCCGACCCGCGACAGCAGGGCGACACCGTTCCACTGCCCCTGCCCGGCGTGGGCGATCTCGTAGCCGCGTTCGGCCAGATCGGCGCCGAGCGCCTCATGGAATGCATCGTCGGACAGCTTGGTCTCCTGCAGGCAGACGACGTCGGGCCGGCGCTCGTCCAGCCACGGCAGCAGGCGCGGGATCCGTTGCTTCACCGAGTTCACGTTCCAGGTCGCCACGCGCATGGCGACCACCGTAATACGTGTCGGCGCCGGGCCGATCGCCCCGGCGCCGAGGCTTTCCTTCACCGGTGATGTGTGTCACGTTGGAGTCATCGACACCGTGGACACCACCCCGGACCGGACGCCTCGGCGCACGGTCATCGAACAGTCGTGGCGACGCTCGGCGTTGTCGGGGGTGCGGCCGGGCGACGCCACACCCACCCGGCTGCGCGACATCGCTGCGGCCGATCCGCTGCTCGACGCCGCGCGACCGGTGCTCGACGCCGCCGCGTCGCGGCTCGCCGACACCGATGTGTCGCTGCTGCTGGTGGACTCCGACTGCCGGATGGTGACGCGGGTGGCCTTCGGGACCGCGGTGGAGCGCAGGCTGGACGAGATCGGCGCGACGCCGGGGGTCCCGTTCGGCGAGGACGTCGTCGGGACCACCGCGCTGGGCACCCCCGCCGAGACCCGCGGCGGCGTCGTCGTCAACAGCTCCGAGCACTACCTCGAGCAGTTCAAGTCGATCAGTTGTTTCGGGCAGCCGATCATCCACCCGGCGACCCGACGACTGGCCGGGATCATCTGCATGTCCGAGGTCGCCGACCGCATCAACCCGCTGGCGGTGCCGGTGGTCAACGGCATCGTCGCCGACATCGCCGACCGCCTCCTCGACCGCTCCCGTGCGCACCAGCGGTGCGTGCTCGACGCGTTCCAGCGTGCGGCGCCGCGTCGCGATGTCGCGGTCGCAGCCATCGGCGATGACCTCCAGCTCACGAATGCCCTTGCCGCCGAACTGCTCTCCCCCGCCGACATCGGCGCCCTGCGGATCGTCGCAGGCGATCCCGCACTGCGGCCGACGGTGCTGCCGTTGACGCTGGTCTCCGGAGCCGACGTGGAGATCGTGGTGGAACCGGTGTCCGGCGCACGAGGTGCGGCGCTGTTCCGGTTCCGGCCGGTCTTGGTGCCGCCGGCCACCCGGTCCGCACCGACGGGCGCACCGTCGCAGACGAGTGTCGCTGTCACGGGCGAACCCGGCACCGGACGCAGCACCCACGCCGCCGCCCTCGCCGCGGACGCGGGCGGGTCGGCGGTGGTCGTCGACGTCGCCGACGAGCTGATCGGTGGCCGCCCGCCCGACATCCCCGCCTACGTGGGCCGCGCCCGCTCGCTGGGAGTGCCGCTGGTGATCGACGGAGTCGATCTGCTCGACGGCAGGTCGGTGGCGCTGTTGGGGAGCGTCGCGGTCGCGAGTTCGCAGGCGGCGCCGCTGATCCTCGTCGGAGGCCCACGCGACCAGGCGAGTCCCGGGGTGGCCGCGTTGATCGCGCGGTGTGCCACGCAGGTCGACCTGCCGCCGCTGCGTCACCGGACCTCCGAATTGGCCGCCCTCGCGAGCACTGTGCTCACCGACATCGATCCGGCGCTGACGCTCTCGGCGTTGGCCACCGACGCACTGCTGTGCGACGACTGGCCCGGCAACTTCCCGGAACTGGGTGCTGTCCTGCGCTGGGGCGCAGCGTCATGCCGTGCGCGGTCTGCGCGCGTCGTCGAGCCCGCCGACCTGCCACCGGACTACCGGACGACGAGCCGTGCGGCTCATCTGTCCGGACGGGAGCAGGCCGAACGCACCGCGATCGTCGAGGCCCTGGACCGCGCCCGCGGCAACAAGGTGCATGCGGCGAGGGCGCTGGGAATCAGCCGCACCACCCTGTACGCCCGGATGCGCGCACTGGGCATCTGAGACGCTCCGCCGCCCAGCGCAGGTGTTCAGTTTCTGGACACGGCGGGCGCCGAGAACGGTGGCAGAAATGAGTGAGGTCACATCTGTGGCCCAGATCACTGCGATCTGCCCGCTCGACGAGGAGCTCTCCATGACCGCTGTCGCCCCCGCGTCCACCACTGTCGACCTGCTCGGCCGAGTCCGCGACTTCGTCGCCGTCGACCGCCCGATGCTGATAGGCGGCGAGTGGGTGCCCGCGGCCTCGGGCGCCACCTTCGAGACGCTCGACCCGGCCACCGCTCGCCCGATCACCTCGGTGGCCCACGGGGACGCCACCGACATCGACCGTGCGGTGCGCGCGGCGCGGCAGGCCTTCGACGACGGGCCGTGGTCGCGCATGAAGCCAAACGAACGCGAACGTCTGCTCTGGCGGGTCGGCGACCTGCTCACCGAGCGCGCGGCCGAGTTCGGTCAGCTCGAGGCGCTCGACAACGGCAAGGCGGCGACCATCGCGGCGGCCGTGGACACCGCGTGGGCCGCGGACATCTTCCGATACAACGCCGGCCTCGCCACCAAGATCACCGGATCGACCGTCGACGTCTCGATGCCGTTCGTCCCGGGCGGGGAGTTCCACGCCTATACGCTGCGCGAGCCCGTCGGCGTCTGCGGGCTCATCGTGCCGTGGAACTTCCCACTCCTGATGGCCGCGTTCAAACTCGCCCCCGCACTCGCCGCCGGCAACACCGTCATCCTCAAGCCCGCCGAGCAGACCCCACTGACCGCGCTGCTCCTCGGTGAGATCTTCCAGGAGGCGGGCTTCCCGCCCGGCGTGGTCAACATCGTCACCGGCTACGGCGAGGCAGGCGCAGCGCTCGCCGCCCACGACGACGTCGACAAGATCGCTTTCACCGGGTCCACCGAGGTCGGCAAGAAGATCGTCGACGCCGCCAAGGGCAATCTCAAGAAGGTGTCGCTGGAGCTCGGCGGCAAGAGCCCCAACATCGTCTTCGCCGACGCCGACTTCGACAAGGCCGTCGCCGGTTCGGTGGCCGCGTGGATGTTCAACCACGGCCAGTGCTGCGTCGCGGGCACCCGGCTCTTCGTCGAGCGGCCCATCTTCGACGACTTCACCGCGGCGGTCGCCGAAGCCGCGTCGCAGGCCAAGATCGGCCCCGGTCTCGACCCGGCCACCGAGCTCGGACCGCTGGTCAGCCAGGAACAGTTCGACCGCGTCTCCGGTTACCTCTCGGCCGGACTGGCCGACGGAGCGCGTGCACTGACCGGCGGAAAGCGTTGGGGCGATGAGGGTTTCTTCATCGAGCCGACCGTGTTCGTCGACGTCGAACCACACTTCTCCATCGTGACCGAGGAGATCTTCGGCCCGGTCGTCGCCGCTCTGCCATTCGACGCCGACACCGGCGTCGCCGCGGCCGCCAACGATTCCATCTATGGCCTCGCCGCGGGCATCTGGACCACCGATCTGTCCAAGGCGCACCGCACTGCCCGGCAGATCAAGGCCGGTTCGGTCTGGGTGAACCAGTACAACGGCTTTGACACCGCGATGCCGTTCGGCGGGTACAAGCAGTCGGGCTGGGGGCGCGAACTCGGCTCGTCGGCCATCGACCTCTACACCCAGACCAAAGCGGTCAACATCGCACTCTGACGTCCGTCCACACAACACCGAAAGATCAAGGAACCCACCACCATGTCTCTCACCACCAAGGCCGCCGTCCTCACCGCGCCCGGAAAGCCGTTCGAACTTGTCGAACTCGATCTCGACGAGCCCCGTGAAGGCGAGGTACTGATCAAGTACACCGCCGCCGGGCTGTGCCACTCCGACCTGCATCTCACCGACGGCGACCTTCCCCCGCGCTATCCCATCGTCGGCGGCCACGAGGGGTCGGGCGTCATCGAGGCCGTGGGTCCGGGTGTCACCAAGGTGAAGCCGGGCGACCACGTCGTCTGCAGTTTCATCCCCAACTGCGGCACCTGCCGCTACTGCTCGACCGGCCGGCAGAACCTGTGCGACATGGGCGCCACCATCCTCGAGGGCTCCATGCCCGACGGGACCTTCCGGTTCCATTCCGGCACAGACGACTTCGGCGCCATGTGCATGCTCGGCACATTCGCCGAACGGGCCACCATCTCGCAGCACTCGGTGGTCAAGGTCGACGACTGGCTCCCCCTGGACAAGGCCGTGCTCGTCGGCTGCGGGGTGCCGTCCGGCTGGGGCACATCGGTGTACTCCGGAGGTGTACGTGCCGGCGACACCGTGGTGATCTACGGGATCGGCGGACTCGGCATCAACGCCGTGCAGGGCGCGGTGTCGGCCGGGGCCAAGTACATCGTCGTCGTCGACCCGGTCGACCTGAAACGGGACACCGCGCTGAAATTCGGTGCGACACATGCCTTTGCCGACGCCGCGGAAGCAGCCACCAAGGTCAACGAGCTGACCTGGGGTCAGGGCGCCGATCAGGCCCTCATCCTCGTGGGAACCGTGGACGCGGAAGTCGTGTCGAACGCGACCGCGGTGGTCGGCAAGGGCGGCACCGTCGTCATCACCGGACTCGCCGATCCGACGAAGCTCACCGTGCAGGTCTCCGGTACCGACCTGACGCTCAATCAGAAGACGATCAAGGGAAGCCTCTTCGGCTCGGCCAACCCGCAGTACGACATCGTCAAACTCCTGCGCCTCTACGACGCCGGACAGCTCAAGCTCGACGAGCTGATCACCCAGACCTACACCCTGGACCAGGTGAACGACGGCTACCAGGACCTGCGGGACGGCAAGAACATTCGCGGGGTCATCATCCACGCCGAGTGAATTCCCGACTGTGGGATGCAGCAGCGGCACGCCCGAGGAGCGATCTCCGTCGGGCGCGCCGCTGCGCTGCCCTGGCCGCAACCGCCATCATCGCCACCGAGTCCGCGATTCGGCCGACCTGACGCGCAGGTGTCGCTTCGGCCGGAGTCGGAGGACGAACGTCCGGGTCCTCCTCGACGGCTCCGGCCACTGCGGAGATCGCGTCATCGGCCTGGTGATCCTCGCGGTTCTCGACGACCGCCAGCACCGCCTCGGCAGCCTTCCGAAGTCGATCGACGTCGGCGGTCTCGTCCGGTGGGGCGGAATGCGGGTCGATCATCACCGACCATGCCAGGCCGTGGGCTTCGCGCGTGACGGCCAGCAGGTGGGGATGCAACTGCCGGAACATCATCCGATGGACCCGGCCGAGAGAGAAGAACACGGCGGACGTGGAATCGACGATGAACGCCTCCGCCGCATCGAGACGCCTGGTCGTGACCAGCAACTCGTCGGCCGTGGGCACGGCGTCCCCCGCAGAGTCCGGCCCGCGCGGCGCCTCCTGCGCCATCTGCAGCGCCGTGGTCACGGTCTCCGTCAGCACGTCGAAGTAGTTCCGCAGTCGGGTGGGCAGGACCGGGTCGCCGGGGGTCGTGAGCACCAGGAAGGTCGCGGCCGTGCCGACGGCGGCCCCGGCCAGGGTTTCCTCGATGCGCCATTCCAGGATGTGCGGGTCCAGGACCCCGAGCAGGTCGTAGGACGTCGTCACGATGACGGTGATGAACAGGATGGTCCACATGTACGAGATCGGAAAGAGATAGTAGGCGAGGAACACCGCGGCGACGATCACCACATATTGCGCGGTCGGGTGGTGCCCGACCACGACGACCAGAGCGACCCCGACGACGAGCCCGACCACCGTGCCCTCGACTCTCTTGACGGCCTTGGTGAGGATCGCGCCCCTGCTCGCCACCCCGTTGAAGATCATGAATGCGCTCAGCACCGCCCAGTACCACCGGCTCGCCGAGATGAGCTCGCCCACGCCGATCGCCCCGGCGGTGGCCACCATGACCTGGACCGCGAACCGGCGTGTATCTGGTGGCTTTCGCCCACCTGAGCCCGCCCCCACAGGGACCGGACCGCTGTGCTCCCCGGCCCCGGGGGGCGCAGCGGACACCGGGTGCCGGAGAACGTTGATCGACGACACCCGCGCCGCCGCATCGAACGCAGCCCGCACGGAACCGCTGGTCGTACCGGAACCGCTCGTCGTACCCGGCCGGGCCCCGCTCCCCGTGGTCGCCGTCGTCGGCGTGCCGGCCGCCCCCGTCTCGTGACCCCTGGGTCGCGATCTCAGCACCCCGCGCACCTCGGCTGCCGCGGCGAGCACATCCGGGTCATGCTCCGCGGCGATGCCGTACGCGGCCTGTTCACAGGTGACCTGCATGGCCGACACCCGACGGGCGAGGGTCTCCGCGTCGACGTCCAGGTAGCGGCTCGTCTCGTAGCCGCTCTGCCAGTCGCCGACCGCGCGAGTCGCCGCCGACAGCCGTCCGACCGCGTGATACAGCTTCTCCGGGTCCGGGTTCGGCATGAGGGCCGTGCGTAGGAGATCGTCGGCTCCGGCTCGCGTGCTGGCCAGCAACCGGGCGATCCCAGCGGACGGATTGTCGCGTAGGAGCACACGGCGGATGAGCAGGGCGGTGCCCACAGCCAGCAGCACCAACCCACCGAGCATCGGCAGGTCCCCGAATCCGACGTTCATCACTATGCCGAAGAAGTAGGTGAAGAACCCGAATACCCCGACGGCACTGCCCCGCGGCCCGAACCCCGTCGCCCAGGCGGCGAGACCGGCAAGGAGTATGAAACCGGCCGGCCGGGCGGCGGGCAATGCGTGCAGCGCGCACACCAGCACGGCCGCCAGGAGCCCCGCGG
It contains:
- a CDS encoding FUSC family protein, which gives rise to MPLLFTPTARDPGARRLLKASRAAVAVTIAASVVAATRAVADVGAAIPEAAELGAGILAMWATVGAVKDTTARARLVTTLLLVPAGLLAAVLVCALHALPAARPAGFILLAGLAAWATGFGPRGSAVGVFGFFTYFFGIVMNVGFGDLPMLGGLVLLAVGTALLIRRVLLRDNPSAGIARLLASTRAGADDLLRTALMPNPDPEKLYHAVGRLSAATRAVGDWQSGYETSRYLDVDAETLARRVSAMQVTCEQAAYGIAAEHDPDVLAAAAEVRGVLRSRPRGHETGAAGTPTTATTGSGARPGTTSGSGTTSGSVRAAFDAAARVSSINVLRHPVSAAPPGAGEHSGPVPVGAGSGGRKPPDTRRFAVQVMVATAGAIGVGELISASRWYWAVLSAFMIFNGVASRGAILTKAVKRVEGTVVGLVVGVALVVVVGHHPTAQYVVIVAAVFLAYYLFPISYMWTILFITVIVTTSYDLLGVLDPHILEWRIEETLAGAAVGTAATFLVLTTPGDPVLPTRLRNYFDVLTETVTTALQMAQEAPRGPDSAGDAVPTADELLVTTRRLDAAEAFIVDSTSAVFFSLGRVHRMMFRQLHPHLLAVTREAHGLAWSVMIDPHSAPPDETADVDRLRKAAEAVLAVVENREDHQADDAISAVAGAVEEDPDVRPPTPAEATPARQVGRIADSVAMMAVAARAAQRRARRRSLLGRAAAASHSREFTRRG